The Vigna unguiculata cultivar IT97K-499-35 chromosome 6, ASM411807v1, whole genome shotgun sequence genome contains a region encoding:
- the LOC114187200 gene encoding oil body-associated protein 2B-like encodes MASTDKSPEPTPAKGPEPTPGKAMGVGQHMIDKGAMMIQSLEPIKQISHHTCTFAIYSHDMSRQIETHHYCSRLHQNFIQCAVYDSDKSDARLLGVEYIVSDDIFETMPPEEQKLWHSHAYEVKSGLLVNPRVPELIAKPDLENLARTYGKFWCTWQADRGDRLPMGAPALMMSPQAASPGVVRAELVQERDAKYGICSESLKSSRVEIPEPEMINPLADYWKQHGKGFAIDIEDTEMKLRAPFP; translated from the exons ATGGCCTCCACGGACAAGTCACCGGAACCGACGCCGGCGAAGGGTCCGGAACCAACTCCCGGAAAGGCGATGGGAGTAGGACAGCATATGATCGACAAGGGTGCAATGATGATACAGTCACTGGAGCCCATAAAGCAGATTAGTCACCACACGTGTACCTTCGCCATCTATAGTCACGACATGTCTCGCCAGATAGAGACTCACCACTACTGCTCCAGGCTCCACCAAAATTTCATCCAATGCGCCGTCTACGATTCTGATAAATCCGATGCTCGTCTTCTcg GTGTGGAGTATATTGTTTCTGATGATATCTTTGAAACAATGCCACCGGAGGAACAGAAACTTTGGCATTCTCATGCTTATGAG GTCAAATCGGGTCTCTTGGTGAACCCCAGAGTTCCAGAGCTTATTGCGAAGCCGGATCTCGAAAACCTAGCCAGAACTTACGGCAAATTCTGGTGTACGTGGCAGGCTGACAGAG GGGACAGGCTTCCTATGGGTGCACCTGCGCTGATGATGTCTCCACAAGCAGCAAGTCCTGGTGTAGTGAGGGCAGAGCTGGTGCAAGAGAGGGATGCGAAGTACGGTATTTGCTCAGAGAGCCTGAAAAGCTCAAGGGTGGAGATTCCTGAGCCTGAGATGATCAACCCCTTGGCTGACTACTGGAAGCAACATGGCAAAGGATTTGCCATTGACATCGAGGACACTGAAATGAAGTTGAGGGCACCTTTTCCTTGA
- the LOC114187566 gene encoding protein NRT1/ PTR FAMILY 4.6-like — MERSVVVSIEKQMVDENKEDWKGRRADKLKYGGMRAAVLILAMISFENLGTFSLAVNSVPYFSGIMHYSIPDSANMLTNYMGTGYILAIPVAILSDTWIGRYTSVLISGLFEFLGLALLTAQAHYSSLKPPSCNLYVITSHCKTPSGGQEALLYIGLYLLAFGSAGVKASLPSHGADQFDETDPEEARAMSTFFNTLLLAVCIGGAVSLTFIVWIQIHRGWAWGFGIGTIVILLGVIIFAAGLPLYRFRVRQGTNDIIQIIQVYVAAIRNRNLLLPEDPAELYEIKQDKEAAEKIEFLPHRNILRFLDRAAIQVKDDVESEKPPSPWKLCRVTQVENAKIILSMIPIFCCTIIMTLCLAQLQTFSIQQGYTMDTTFTKNFQIPPASLPIIPICFLIIIVPIYDRIFVPVMRKITGVPTGVTHLQRIGVGLVLSCISMAVASIVEVKRKRVARDHNMLDAVPILMPLPISTFWLSFQYFIFGIADMFTYVGLLQFFYSEAPKGLKSTSTCFLWSSMALGYFASTILVKSVNGATKHITRSGGWLAGNNINRNHLNLFYLFLSIVSLINFFIYLLVSTRYKYRSQGPSVPAANSNK, encoded by the exons ATG GAAAGGTCAGTGGTTGTAAGTATCGAAAAGCAGATGGTTGATGAAAATAAAGAGGATTGGAAAGGAAGAAGAgctgataaattaaaatacggGGGAATGAGAGCTGCTGTGCTGATATTAG CTATGATTAGTTTCGAGAATTTGGGAACATTTTCTCTGGCAGTGAACTCGGTGCCGTACTTCAGTGGGATCATGCATTATAGTATACCAGATTCGGCTAACATGCTCACCAACTACATGGGAACTGGTTACATACTCGCTATTCCGGTCGCAATTCTTTCTGACACATGGATTGGCAGATACACATCTGTTTTAATTTCTGGCCTCTTTGAGTTTCTG GGACTTGCATTGCTCACAGCGCAAGCACACTATTCCAGCCTTAAGCCACCTTCTTGCAACCTTTACGTCATAACTTCTCACTGCAAAACACCCAGTGGTGGCCAAGAAGCTCTTCTGTACATTGGCCTATACCTGTTGGCTTTTGGAAGTGCAGGAGTGAAAGCTTCCCTGCCATCACATGGTGCAGACCAGTTTGATGAAACGGATCCTGAAGAAGCAAGGGCAATGTCCACCTTCTTTAACACTCTCTTGTTGGCTGTTTGCATAGGTGGTGCTGTCAGCTTAACCTTCATCGTATGGATACAAATCCACAGGGGCTGGGCTTGGGGCTTTGGTATTGGCACCATAGTCATACTTTTGGGTGTCATTATCTTTGCAGCTGGATTGCCACTATACAGATTCCGTGTTCGTCAAGGAACAAATGATATCATTCAGATCATACAG GTCTACGTTGCAGCGATCCGCAATaggaatcttcttcttcctgaaGATCCAGCAGAACTGTATGAGATTAAACAGGACAAGGAAGCTGCTGAGAAAATAGAGTTTCTACCTCATAGAAACATTCTCAG GTTCTTAGACAGAGCAGCCATCCAAGTAAAAGATGATGTGGAATCTGAGAAACCACCAAGCCCATGGAAACTTTGTAGGGTAACCCAAGTAGAAAATGCCAAAATTATTCTTAGCATGATCCCCATATTCTGCTGCACCATTATAATGACCCTTTGTCTAGCTCAGCTACAAACCTTTTCAATCCAACAAGGCTACACCATGGACACCACTTTCACTAAGAATTTTCAAATCCCACCTGCGTCCCTTCCAATCATCCCAATTTGTTTTCTAATCATCATTGTTCCAATCTATGACCGCATTTTTGTGCCTGTTATGCGAAAAATCACGGGCGTTCCTACTGGGGTTACTCACTTGCAGCGCATAGGAGTTGGTCTTGTTCTCTCTTGCATTTCAATGGCTGTGGCTTCAATTGTAGAGGTGAAAAGGAAAAGAGTGGCCAGAGACCACAACATGCTTGATGCTGTACCAATACTTATGCCATTGCCTATAAGCACATTTTGGCTCTCTTTTCAGTACTTTATATTTGGCATAGCTGACATGTTTACTTATGTGGGGCTGCTTCAGTTTTTCTATTCAGAGGCACCTAAAGGTCTTAAGTCTACGTCAACCTGCTTCCTTTGGAGCTCTATGGCACTTGGTTATTTTGCTAGTACCATATTGGTAAAAAGTGTGAATGGAGCCACCAAACATATCACTAGGAGTGGTGGCTGGTTAGCCGGGAACAATATTAATAGAAACCATCTAAATTTGTTCTACTTGTTCCTTTCCATAGTGAGCCTGATCAACTTCTTTATCTATCTGCTAGTTTCAACGAGGTACAAGTACAGGTCTCAAGGCCCTTCAGTTCCTGCTGCCAATTCAAATAAGTAA
- the LOC114187591 gene encoding heat shock 70 kDa protein-like, whose protein sequence is MATRKVKAIGIDLGTTYSCVAVWQHNRVEVIPNDQGNRTTPSYVAFNDTQRLLGDAAMNQRCLNPQNTVFDAKRLIGRRFSDQSVKQDMKLWPFKVVPGSRDKPMISVTYRDEEKRLAAEEISSMVLFKMKEVAEAYLGHAVNDAVITVPAYFSNAQRQATKDAGKIAGLNVLRIINEPTAAAIAYGLDKKGWREGEQNVLVFDLGGGTFDVSLVTIDEGMFKVKATVGDTHLGGVDFDTNLVNYLVSIFKRRYKKDIAENPKSLGRLRLACEKAKRILSSSSQTTIELDSLCGGIDLHAILTRALFEELNKELFMKCMETVEKCLVEARVDKSKVHELVLVGGSTRIPKVQQLLKDMFSVNGKAKELCKSINPDEAVAYGAAVQAAILGGEGDKKIEDLLLLDVMPLSIGIETGGGDMSVLIPKNTMIPTKKESVFSTFSDNQTSVLIKVYEGEEAKTEDNFLLGKFELSGFAPSPRGGPQINVGFDVDVDGIVEVTAKDRSTGLKKKITISNKHGRLSSEEMRRMVRDAERYKAEDEEAKKKVRAKNLLENYAFEMRDRVKNLEKVVEATIEWLDTNQLAEADEFEYKMQELEERVLKFM, encoded by the coding sequence ATGGCAACCAGAAAAGTCAAAGCCATAGGCATTGACTTGGGAACCACCTATAGCTGCGTGGCAGTGTGGCAACACAACCGTGTCGAGGTGATTCCCAACGACCAAGGCAACCGCACCACCCCTTCCTATGTTGCCTTCAACGACACTCAAAGGTTGTTGGGTGATGCTGCCATGAACCAGCGTTGCCTGAATCCGCAAAACACTGTCTTCGACGCCAAACGTTTGATTGGACGCAGATTCTCCGACCAGTCCGTTAAGCAAGACATGAAGCTCTGGCCCTTCAAGGTTGTCCCTGGCAGCAGGGATAAGCCCATGATTTCTGTCACGTACAGGGATGAAGAGAAGCGCCTTGCAGCAGAAGAGATATCTTCCATGGTACTATTTAAGATGAAGGAGGTTGCTGAAGCCTATCTGGGTCACGCGGTGAATGATGCGGTGATCACTGTCCCTGCTTACTTCAGCAACGCGCAGAGACAAGCCACTAAGGATGCTGGGAAAATCGCTGGTTTGAACGTGTTGAGGATCATCAACGAGCCAACCGCAGCAGCTATTGCTTACGGGTTAGACAAGAAAGGATGGAGAGAGGGAGAGCAGAACGTGCTTGTGTTTGATCTCGGCGGTGGTACTTTTGACGTTTCATTGGTGACAATTGATGAAGGTATGTTTAAGGTTAAGGCCACAGTGGGAGATACTCATTTGGGTGGTGTTGATTTTGATACCAATTTGGTGAACTATCTTGTGAGCATCTTCAAGAGAAGGTACAAGAAGGATATTGCTGAAAACCCCAAATCTCTTGGAAGGTTGAGGTTAGCGTGCGAGAAGGCCAAGAGGATACTCTCTTCGAGCTCTCAAACAACGATAGAGCTTGATTCTTTATGTGGAGGAATTGATCTACATGCAATTCTAACAAGGGCGCTGTTCGAGGAATTGAACAAGGAGCTGTTTATGAAGTGTATGGAGACAGTGGAGAAGTGCCTCGTTGAGGCAAGGGTTGACAAAAGCAAAGTCCATGAGTTAGTTCTTGTAGGTGGGTCTACTAGAATTCCAAAAGTACAACAACTTCTGAAGGACATGTTCAGCGTAAATGGAAAAGCTAAAGAGCTTTGCAAAAGCATTAACCCTGATGAGGCTGTGGCGTACGGTGCGGCGGTTCAGGCCGCGATTTTGGGAGGCGAAGGGGACAAGAAGATTGAGGACTTGTTGTTGCTGGATGTGATGCCTCTTAGTATTGGAATTGAAACCGGTGGTGGTGACATGTCGGTGTTGATTCCGAAGAACACCATGATCCCCACCAAGAAAGAGAGCGTTTTCTCCACGTTTTCTGATAATCAAACGAGCGTTTTGATTAAAGTTTACGAGGGGGAGGAAGCTAAGACAGAGGATAACTTTCTTCTTGGGAAGTTTGAGCTATCTGGGTTCGCTCCATCGCCAAGGGGGGGTCCACAGATAAATGTTGGGTTTGACGTGGATGTTGATGGCATTGTGGAGGTCACTGCTAAGGATAGGAGCACGGGTTTGAAGAAAAAGATCACGATCAGCAACAAGCATGGGAGGTTGAGTTCCGAAGAGATGAGGAGGATGGTGAGAGATGCAGAGAGGTATAAGGCAGAGGATGAGGAAGCGAAGAAGAAAGTGAGGGCCAAAAACTTGCTGGAGAATTATGCTTTTGAAATGAGGGATCGAGTGAAGAATCTGGAGAAGGTGGTGGAGGCGACCATAGAATGGCTTGACACAAACCAATTGGCTGAAGCCGATGAGTTTGAGTACAAGATGCAGGAGCTGGAAGAAAGGGTTCTGAAGTTTATGTAA
- the LOC114187590 gene encoding heat shock 70 kDa protein-like: protein MATKKVTPIGIDLGTTYSCVAVWQDSRVQVISNDQGNRTTPSYVAFTDTQRLLGDDAMNQRFKNPHNTVFDAKRLIGRRFSDVSVQQDMKLWPFKVVPGTRDKPMIAVTYKGEEKHLAAEEISSMVLFKMKEVAESYLGHAVRDAVVTVPAYFSNAQRQATKDAGKIAGLNVLRIINEPTAAAIAYGLDRKGFRQGDQNVLVFDLGGGTFDVSLVTIDEGMFKVKATVGDTHLGGVDFDNKLVNHLVNVFREKYKKDISGNAKSMLRLRSACEKAKRILSSTSQTMIELDSLYEGIDLYASVTRALFEELNKDLFIKCKETVEKCLVEAKVDKSQVHEIVLVGGSTRIPKVQQLLKEMSSVNGNIKELCKSINPDEAVAYGAAVQAAILSGEGDKKVEELLLLDVMPISLGIEGAGGAMSVLIPKNTMIPTKKEKVCSTFYDNQTSVTVKLFEGERVKAKDNVFLGQFVLYGFEPSLKGVPQINVIFDVDADGIVEVTAEDKATGLKKKIAINNKQGRLNPEEIRKMVRDSMKYRAEDEVGKRKVKAKNALENFAYEMRERARRIEEAVEETIEWLENNQLAEIEEIEYKKRELGSYLKDYPNPNNTSNSEVKVPIWCTWRCPPSGWVCLNTDGSVFENHRTGCSRGACGGLVRDSAGCFLGGFSVNLGPTSVTLAELWGVVHGLKLAWDLGCKKVKVDIDSSHALGLVRHCPVGNDPAFAVVQEINELVRKDWLVEFSHVFRESNRAADRLAHLGHSHSFESGGKRFSDPPSAIVEFLRDDLAGLAKQRGVP, encoded by the coding sequence ATGGCTACCAAAAAAGTCACACCCATTGGCATTGACTTGGGCACAACCTATAGCTGCGTAGCAGTGTGGCAAGACAGCCGTGTCCAAGTCATTTCCAACGACCAAGGCAACCGCACTACCCCTTCCTACGTTGCCTTCACCGACACTCAGAGGTTGTTGGGCGATGATGCCATGAATCAGCGATTCAAGAACCCTCACAACACTGTCTTCGACGCCAAACGTTTGATCGGTCGCAGATTTTCCGATGTTTCTGTTCAGCAAGACATGAAGCTGTGGCCCTTCAAGGTTGTCCCTGGGACCAGAGACAAACCAATGATCGCGGTCACCTACAAAGGCGAAGAGAAGCACCTTGCAGCTGAAGAGATATCTTCCATGGTGCTGTTTAAGATGAAGGAGGTCGCGGAATCCTATTTGGGTCACGCAGTAAGGGATGCAGTTGTCACTGTCCCTGCTTACTTCAGCAACGCGCAGAGACAAGCCACAAAGGATGCTGGGAAAATCGCTGGTTTGAATGTGTTGAGGATCATCAACGAGCCAACAGCAGCAGCTATTGCTTATGGGTTGGACAGGAAAGGATTCAGACAGGGTGATCAGAACGTCCTTGTGTTTGATCTCGGTGGTGGCACATTTGATGTCTCCTTGGTGACAATTGATGAAGGGATGTTTAAGGTTAAGGCAACGGTGGGAGATACTCATTTGGGTGGTGTGGATTTTGATAATAAATTGGTTAACCATCTCGTGAATGTTTTTAGAGAGAAATACAAGAAGGATATTAGCGGAAACGCGAAATCTATGCTAAGATTAAGGTCAGCGTGCGAGAAAGCTAAGAGGATTCTGTCTTCGACTTCCCAGACGATGATAGAGCTTGATTCTTTATATGAAGGGATTGATCTGTATGCCTCTGTTACGAGGGCCTTGTTCGAGGAACTGAACAAAGACTTGTTCATTAAGTGTAAGGAGACAGTGGAGAAGTGCCTGGTTGAGGCCAAGGTTGACAAGAGCCAAGTTCATGAGATCGTTCTTGTGGGTGGGTCCACTAGAATTCCAAAGGTACAGCAACTTCTGAAGGAAATGTCCAGCGTCAACGGTAATATCAAAGAGCTTTGCAAAAGCATCAACCCTGACGAGGCCGTGGCGTACGGTGCTGCAGTTCAGGCAGCAATTTTGAGCGGTGAAGGAGATAAAAAGGTGGAGGAATTGTTGTTATTGGACGTGATGCCAATTAGTCTCGGAATTGAGGGTGCCGGTGGTGCCATGTCAGTGTTGATCCCCAAGAACACTATGATCCCCACCAAGAAGGAGAAGGTTTGTTCGACCTTCTACGACAATCAGACAAGCGTCACGGTCAAATTGTTCGAGGGAGAACGAGTCAAGGCAAAAGACAACGTCTTTCTCGGGCAGTTTGTCCTCTATGGGTTCGAGCCATCGCTAAAGGGAGTTCCACAGATCAACGTTATCTTTGACGTGGACGCAGATGGCATTGTGGAGGTGACGGCGGAAGATAAAGCGACGGGGCTAAAGAAGAAGATAGCGATCAATAACAAGCAGGGAAGGTTGAACCCGGAAGAGATCAGAAAAATGGTGAGGGATTCAATGAAGTATAGGGCAGAGGATGAGGTGGGGAAGAGGAAGGTGAAGGCAAAGAACGCACTTGAGAATTTCGCTTATGAAATGAGGGAGAGAGCGAGAAGGATAGAAGAGGCGGTGGAAGAAACCATAGAGTGGCTAGAGAACAACCAATTAGCAGAGATAGAGGAGATTGAGTACAAGAAGCGGGAGTTAGGAAGTTATCTAAAAGATTATCCAAATCCGAATAATACCTCAAACTCTGAGGTTAAGGTTCCTATATGGTGCACGTGGAGATGTCCACCCAGTGGGTGGGTTTGTCTGAACACGGATGGGTCAGTGTTTGAGAACCATCGAACAGGGTGTAGCAGAGGTGCGTGTGGGGGTCTAGTTCGAGACTCCGCAGGATGTTTTCTTGGTGGTTTCAGTGTTAATTTGGGGCCCACATCGGTGACATTAGCGGAGTTGTGGGGGGTTGTTCACGGTCTGAAGTTGGCGTGGGATCTTGGTTGTAAGAAGGTGAAGGTTGACATTGATTCGAGCCATGCTCTTGGTCTGGTTAGGCACTGTCCAGTGGGCAACGACCCAGCGTTTGCGGTGGTTCAAGAGATCAATGAGCTTGTTCGGAAGGATTGGTTGGTGGAGTTCTCGCACGTGTTTAGAGAATCTAATCGTGCGGCCGATCGCTTGGCTCACTTGGGACACTCCCACTCTTTCGAATCGGGTGGGAAGCGATTTTCGGACCCTCCATCTGCCATTGTTGAGTTTCTTCGAGATGACTTGGCAGGTCTTGCAAAGCAACGTGGCGTTCCCTAG